The DNA segment TCAGGCAACTGACAGGTGTAATTGAGCTCACCTGGAACCTCATCAAAGGAGGCTCCACCAGCTACTCTATATAAAGGCGTTGTCACATCACACATGTTCCCCCAGGACATCTCGCAGGCCGCAGGGGCTGGAGGGAGCCATTTTTTCAGCGATGGCGCACCAAATGTTTTGGGAACAGTGAGGTAACCAGCATCTTGTGAATGGAGGGGACGGCGAGGAGAGTAAGGGATGATTAAGTCAGAAAGATAGGGTGGGGCCTGACCATGTAAGGATTTGTAGACTAGCAGTAGGACCTTGAAATTGGACCAAGCTGGAACAGGGAACCAGTGAAAGGATTTGAGAACCGGGGTGATATGCTCAAATTTTCTGGAACGGGTGGGGATTCTGGTAGCAGCATTTTGAACAAGTTGGAGCTTTTTAGTAGTGCATGCAAGCCAGAGAAAAGGACACTGCAGTAATCAAGCCTAGatgaaatgaaagcatgaatcTGGGTTTCAGCATCAGCTGTGGTGAGCATGGGGCAGATCTTGGAAATGTTATGGAGGTGAAAGAAGGCTGTTTTGGAGATTTCCTGAATGTGAGCATTGAAGGATAGACTAGAGTTGAGAAGGATGCCCAGGTTTTTTACACTGGGACTTGGGGTAATTATACACCTATTAAAGTTGAGGATAAGGTCAGAATGAAGAGGGAGTTTGGGCCAACAATGAGCAATTTGGTTTTATTGGGGTTTAGTTTTAAGAAGTTTTATGACATCCAATTTGTGACAGTGAGTCACAAATTCAAGATTAAATTCAAGATTAGTGATTTGTGAATGACCATTGGGAGTGAGCGGCATGTAAATTTGAGTATCATCTGTGTAACAGTGAAACTGAATGCCATAGTGGCAGAGAATGGGTCCAAGAGGGAGCATGTATAGGGAAAAAAGCAGAGGGCAAACAACAGAACCCTGTGGAACACCAAAGTTGACTGTAGACTAATCAGACAGAGAGGTTTTATATGAGACACGTTGAGTTATGTTAGCTAAGTAAGAGGTGAATCAAGAAAGTGCAGAGTCACAGATGGGGGTGGGTTGATATACGCTTTAACAGGATGGTGTGGTAAACAGCGTCAAATGCTGCACTAAGATCAAGTAGGATGAGGATCGATGATGAACCAGAGTCAGAGGATAGTAATAGATCATTTATCACTTTGGTGAGGGTGGTTTCAGTGCTGTGAAGTGATCTAAAGCCAGACTGATGGGGTTCAAAGAGATTATTGGAGTTGAGATAGTCAGTAAGTTGTTTGAAGACTACTTTTTCCAGTACCTTGGAGAAGAATGGAAGGTTGGAGATGGGTCTAAAATTGTCAAGAACATCGGGATCGAGATTAGGTTTCTTGAGCAGAGGTTTAATAACAGCAGATTTGAAAGAGGAGGGCACAACCCTGGAAGAGAGAGGTGTTAATAATGTTGAGAAGATTGGGGCCACGTATAGGCAAAAGTTCTTTTACAAGTTTAGCTGGAAAAGGGTCAGATAGGCAGGTTGTAGACTTAGCAGATAGCACCAGACTAGAGAGGGTGTCCAGGGATACCATGTCAAAATGAGAGAAGGTAGTCTAGTGATGAGTAATGAGTTGGTGTCTAGTGAAGGGTTCAGCAGCCATTGTGGGTAAAGAACTAGTAATCTGATTTCTGATATTGCTGATTTTGTTGTTAAAGAAATGAACAAACTGAGAGGCAGTAAAGGGAGAGCTTGCTATAGGGGAAGGTTTATGGGTAAGTTTGGTTACTGTATCAAAGAGGAACCTAGGATTGCCTTTATTAGTATTGATGAGAACTGAAAAATAAGAGGCCCTAGCATTTGAGAGCATCTGCCTGTAAAGAGCTGAACTGTTGCTCCAGTCTATGCGGGCGGCTTCTAGTTTGGAAGTGCGCCACTTCCATTCCAGCATCCTACACACCAGTTTTTGTGAACGGGTTTCGGTGGTGAACCGGGGCGAAGGGAAGCAGTGGAATCGAGGGAATCAAGTAATGAAGAATTGAAGTTGTCTGTGAATTCATCAAGGGAGTTGATTTGATCTGGGAGAGAGTCGAGTGCCCTAGGCAGGAGATCGGCAAATTTATCAGTTGTGGAAGTGTCAATGGTCTAAGTGTCCTTTGTTGATAAATCTACTGGGGGCAGGGAAATTTGAAATTTAATAAGATAGTGATCAGAAAGTGCTGGTGGATAAGGGAGGACAGAAATGTTAGAAACGGTGACACCGCGAGTGAGAACTAGATCAAGCATATTGCCACTAGAGTGTGCCTGTTCATGGATTAACTGAACAAATCCAAGAGTGTCAATTAGGAATATGAAAGATTTGGCAAATAGGTCAGATTTGGAGTTTACGTGAATGTTGAAATCACCTATGTTATAAGTCCAGGTTGCAAGGTCATAAAGAAAATTGGAGAATTCTTCGAGAAAAGAAGAGTAGGGACCAGGTGGGCGATAGATTAAGATAAAGTAAAAAGGAAAGATAGCAGAGTGATCTGAACTAGAGTGTAAGGGGCGATTAACTCACAAAATGAGAGTTTGATTTTAAGATCAGGTGATAAATTCAGAGATGAGTTGAAGATCAGCCCAATGCCCCCGCCTTCGTCCTAGCGACATGTGAATGTGTAGTTGGCAGGGGAAGCTTCAACTAAAGGGAATTCATCATAATGTTTCAGCCATGTTTCACATAGTCCCATGATGTCAAGTTTATGTTCTAAATTTAGGTCATTGACAAGCAGAGCCTTTTTTGAGAGTGACCTGATGTTGATGAAACCGAGTTGTAGATAGTTCTGACTAGTGTTGACAGTGGGATGATCAGCAATGGGGATAGtttttatttcaattaaatTACCATGTGTTCTGTGAGACAGCAGGTGAGGATGAGAGGTAGGGTGGCATAATCTATTGTTAGATATAACACAGATTGAATAAACAGGAGGAGAATCGGGTAGGAGGGGGCTACAGTTGAGGGGCTACAGTCATGAACTGGAGCTGGGGAAATCCAAGCCGTGGGTATGGGAGATCTATAGCCAGTGGAATAGTCATTAAGACAGTTGGGACTCACCCCGCATCATGCTATGATGTCAAAATCTGTCAATTTTGTCCTTCCGTGAACTGATCACGTTAAGATGATCATTAGCAGAGACACAACGCTGATGAATGCAAGTAGGATACAATGTGGTCAGGATACAGTGCAGGTCCTTAAGTTCATTTGTCCTTTCGTCCatctttcatatttttgtttaaatataatacatttccacatgattctcttaccaagactacttcttatttagttgtagtcttgttttcgtcatgaaaataggtcattaacaaatatttatcgtcttagtttttcattacaattattagaacacacatacacacgagcAGCAGGGAAATACTGCATTAGGTAGCAGCGCTGTGTGACTTATGCGCTGATTAAGTGGTGCGTGATTGATttgcctgacatcgattgatttagtttcagcaccatGGTAGTGAGCGGCTCCCgttaagagcttcttaaagagCTATCTTAAGAGCGGTCCTAAGAAGGGCATTAAAAACGCATCTGGGAAACACTCGTATCTTAGCGACCCTTCTTAGCCAACACATTCTTAACTGTACTTAACCACACATATTATCCCTGCACAATCTCacctgtagcatttcatttactcactgtcattttgtatttaaagACCGTTTCTGCGacttctttgtgtttccaccattttctcctctgcttaggaaactcttaagcctcttaaaagtcctccttcctgctcctaacagtttttccccttaggagctctcttaaggtctaagatgctctgtgaataacttttatctttacaaggacctagtcttaactttaaggggaaattctaagaagaCGTCACAATGCTAAGGATTTTCTTAGAATTCTGTCACTAGGATCAACTCTTAGCACTAGGaggctttgtgaatacagcATTTTCccacctgcaaaacactttctgtgtgatctggGCTTTAGAATGTGTATCCACGTCAGTTCCTCACTGACATGTGTCAGTGttgaaaatatgtaaacataCAGTTTGTTCTTAAAACTGAGCATTTATTACCAAACTGAAcaatactgatttttttccagCCTATATGGTGTGAATCCCTACAGACACTGCTGTATCAAATATATTTGTTACAAATacatatttacagtaaaatCACTACTGACATACACACTCCTCACACCAGATGCCACTCTAATATAAATTTAGCTATCTTGAAAGTTGAAGGACATCTACACAGAAGGCTGGTGTGTCTTCttaaatgacaaatgaaaaacactgcATCGAATTATCTGTACAGGTCAAAATGTGGACCAGCCCTCAGCCGCCACAGGGAGTGCACACTCAATCCAGGGTCCACAATGAAGGCAATTACTAGCAGGGAGACAGGGGAGAGAACAGCTGTCCTGTGTCTTACTGCTGCTTAGCCGGCTGCTCCCCGTCTTCCTCTCTAACCTGCTTTGGCTGActttcatcatcaccatcagccTGGCCTTCCTCCTGTGAATCATCTGTGGCAGTTGCCGTGGCATCCACCACACTGATGCTGCCAATCTGTTGTTGGACGGCACTTTGTGCGGTGGCCAAGCTCTGCAGCGTGGTCGGCAGTGTCACTAGCTGGAACTGAGGGCCTACCACCTTAACAAAGGCGGTGGAGGCTGCCGAGCCACCAGCCGCACCCTCCTGACCTGCCGCCGTGGACAGCACAGTCAGGTTAGAGGCATCGGCCGCCAGCTCTGacccagagagagaggaggtcaGGAGGGTGTACCCACCCAGGTTTGTGCCAGAAGGGGCTCCAGCCACGGTCAGCACCTTACCCAGCGGCAGGCCGGTCAGCTGGTTGAGAGGCAAAGTGATCTGGGCAGGGGCTGTATTTACCGAGGCCGGGCCAGAAACAGCGCGGGTCAGCCGGGGACGCTTGAGCACGGGGGGTGCAGGGACTGGGGTGAGGGTCATTAGGACGTTGTTGAGGTGCTGGGATTTGCTCTTCAGCTCCTTGGCTCGCTTCCTGTGTTCGTCACACTGCTGctccagagctgcaggaggaggtgaCACATCATTAATGTATGAACACACACgacatttgtatttgtatgttttttaaatgtccttttatattgaATTGGCTTATTGGCCTGtttaagttattattattaatattattattattatattactattaaccctttaaagggacagtttagtttttttgaagtggggctgtatggggtacttatctaTAGACAGTTTATTACATACactagatgtcagtcagcacacctccagtttggagaagcagacttgAGTCTGACATaaaagctaagcaatgtgctgttgtggaggggtcagcaacaaaatgaatTTTAGCCACCAAAGAAATCAATATGAGTCAAAGTGTATGTTatactgagagtattttcactacTTCATCTCACCGTCAGATAGTggttttttaattgaaaaattgaagccattatatcattctcttcaaagccagactcctcTGAGAAGAACTAATTTTAGTTTGCTGAGCACAGGAGCCGCTGGTCTATTGCTGCCTCAAACAGttattttctttgtgttattGCATGACTTTGGCGTTTAAAAGGCttagttcggattcaccaaagtcacacaatgacatgAACTGACTAACTGATAGAAGCAGGACtcaaccagcagctcctgtgttcacagAGCTAAAATTACAGTTGCTCTCaaaggagtctggctttgatgaAAACATAGacgggaactgaagctgttagcAGCTTCCCACCAGAGCAGGCTTTCTGACGGAAaggtaaaacagtgaaaatacttTCAATATAGTGCACACTACGAATGCATgacattggattttttgccaataccCAATATAccgatatataacaactcatttggtCTATAATCGACACTGGTATCAACTATatccatttttttccacactcaATTTTAGTTATTATGTAGTCTCTTCGGTAGTGGAATTAATTAATTCTGTAGTGAAATTCAATGTATGCAATATTcactcattgtgcaaaataaaaaaaaagcatgttggctgattctgatagttcattaTAAAGCCGATATTGGCTAATACTGATAACGTgccgatattattgtgcatctctAGCATACATCTCAACTGATATTGATTGGGGATATTTCTCTGGGCATTTTAGCCTATAATTGACAGGACAGGggagtgtgaaagggggagagagagtgggggagtgacaagcagcaaagggccacgagctggaatcaaacccgggccgctgcggcaacagccttgtacatggggccaCCGACGccctgatattgatttttttaggtggctaaaattcattttgttgctgacccctcctcAGCAGTACATTGATCAGCTTCCAtatcagactccagcctgcttctccaaactggaagcgtgctgactgacatctagtGTAGGTAATATACTGTTTATGGATAATTActccatacaaccccacttcaaaaaaactgaactatccctttaatacagAATGCAGGGTCATTTCTCTCGCCAAGGCCTATTGATATATGTAGTACATTTAATACTCCAAAGTGGCAGCCCAAAGTGCTTTAAAGATTACACAGGTAAAAGCACAAGAAACATatgatgaaaacaataaaagcaaacaggtaaacacacagagtaaaacagtaaaaacaatacacagtgtaaaaacaacaaatctgaTTTCAAAGAAAATGAGTTAAAAGCAACAGTAAACAGGTAAGTCTTTAAGCTGGGGTTTGAAAGTGGTCAGCATTGTCTCAAGTTCTCCTGGAAATTTGTTCCACATTTGAGCAGCACAGAGGCTGAAAGCAGCTTCACCATGTTTAGttttagccctgtttccaccaaacacttgcagtatggtacctttggaatcaaagtaacccttcagacatggcatCTAGGCCCTTGGTCTGtttagcgtttccaccacaaacagtactcttaaatgtgggcggggttattgtcattcactgctccatccagcactcactgtatttcctcattttcagaacaaaatagaacaaacaagtgagagtctctctccatgagatatttaaaaataaatggtgGAATGGAGCTGTTCcttaccgtccccatttttggtcacccctctgttggggtacctggCACACAGATATGGTAataaaggtggagctgtgaacacttcAGTCCGTTAATCGGTTCATACCTCTGTTCATACCATGGCAAGTCTTACTTGGTAAagtataactataaaatgaaaggatgttttgctgcctctcacagcagctgtagactgagaaaaaactgggccaactgccggcaacttttaaagTGGAAGGTTtgcttgtaatgttactcaatgcatgagctgaagacatgaatccatcagcacacagaaatttcaatatgacaactttgactatTTCGTTAgattttattgtctctcttggatgacatacactttaagTAATGaatggatcttcaagcatttccTGTGACACTAAACACTAATCCCCTGTGCTTGCCTGAGaaagactaaatgcacaaacctgcgtTTTTTACacatcccatggagagagagactctcactgcagcctgttctgttttgttttgaaaatgttggcatgcaaccctgttctgtggacaaaaaatgtgcagacttccctctgtgtcaccagtgtttaggaaatacagcgagtgctggacggagcagcaAATGATaataaccccgcccacatttaagagtacggtttgtggtggaaacgctaaaTGGATCTAGGGTCTAGGTATCATGTCTGAGGGGTTACTTTGGTTCCAAAGTTAACATACCGAAagtgctcggtggaaacagggctaaaaGGTCTGTGAGGTTCATACTGGGTCAGGAGATGTGACAAATTATCTTAGATCTGTATCAATCAGTGATTTTTGGATAAGCAGCAGAGTTTTGAAGTTGACTCTGAAACTGGTAGCCAATGCAGTGATCCAAGAACTGGAGTATATGCTGAGCCTTTCATATTACAACcctggcagcagcattctgaatcAGCTGAAGCTCTCTGATTGGTGCCTTAGACAGACCTGGGAACAGTCGATTGCATTCTCAGAGCTTCAGAGATGATTTAAGACTCAAAGACACATGATTCCATCCTGAGTGTAATATCTCTGTTGAGAATTCTTGTACTGACCAGCGAGGCTGCGAGTGTACTGCTCTCTGTAACGGTCCATCTGGCTCTTATGACTGGCCAGGACCTTCTTCACTAGGTCCAGCATCCCAAAGTTCTGTACTATATTGTTGAGCAAAACAGCatctggaaaaaacaacaaacagttaATGTTCAATTCAATGTTCAGTGGGACACAAACATGTTAAACATAAAATGGGAATTCAACAGATTTTACACATCAGCTGTTTCCAACTGTTGTGGAGAACTACCGCATATGTGAGAAAGCAGTTGTAGGAGCCAAAATAATTGAGCGAGTGTccaaagttttttaaaatgggggccagaaacaagaaaaaaaacgcATTATATGGgtcattaaaacaattaaaaaagacacacaaatgccaactgtttcatctttaagTGTAAAAAGTATTCAACTATCCACTGCTCTTGAAAGCGACAGCCCTTGGTCTTGGCTTAATGCTTCTTTGCTGTGGTCAGGTTTGCCAACCTAGCAGGAAATCTCTTGTGTTTGGTAACTTTTCATCTGTCTATGAAAACACACTAGATTTGCCTGTGTGATTCCTACTTGATGTATGTCTGCAAAATGTACGATTGTCCTGCCATCATAaggtgaatgaaaaaaaaatgcaaagtgatctcACTTGATTAACCAATATTGTGTTAAACATGAAGTATcttttgaaagaccagcagcggGCCATTTATAATCTGTCTGAGGGCACCAGTTGGACCCCAGACCACATTTTAGACATGACTGCTCTAACCCCTTTCTGTTGTTCAAGTTTCCCCATCCAGTGGCAGTGATGGATGGGGATAAAGGCCAAAGGAGGCTGCCTGGAAGATGCTGTCCTTGACCTCACATCCTCAAGGCCATCTGCAGAGACTgtccctgctttttttttttaaatagaatcCTTAGTTTATCTTTATAAACCTTATTTACAGTTAAATTTTTACCTTCTGAGCACtgtattaacttttttttttggattgttACAAGTTTAACAGATTTTTGCTAAGCCACCACAGTGGTTATATACAGTAACCAATAACACACTCTATCTCTCTTTACTAGGATCTCCTCTgtgctcctccctctgctgaggtgactcactgtctgcaggtatGGCTACCTCTGATCAATTTTAAGATGTGTGGTAAACTAAGCTAAACAGTACCAAAAGACAGCTtttgttttagcttgtttttaaCAATTTGCTATTAGCTGTGCTATTTAACATATCCTGGGCACTTTGTAAAGATTGGACAAACAGTGTCTGATTTATAGTTTGATTTGTGTTatgccacaaacattttttgtatttgtagtgCCCCTTAATGGTGGATTTAAATGAACCTTTCAGGGTATGTTCCGAGTACTTATGTGGACATTTCTTGCAAGTTTTATTATGATTAGACCAGTGGTTGTGGAGTTGAGCAATTCCCCTTTTAAAGTTCATTCGACAATATCTTCAAAACGCAATGAGATATTAACAAGTgtttggtaacttttataaagcTTTGTTCGGTGATGATCtccagaaaacatgttttttgacaGTTTAAGAGGGTATGTCaaaaatgtgctgttttttttttttttaattcaaaatgttaaaaaatccaGTCAGTCAGCCCCTAATGGTTGTTGAGGCTTTTCTGTTGAGCACATTGAGTCTGACAAGTGTGTCACATTTCAAGTCAATCCAACTTACTTTCGGCGTAGAAGTTATGACTGTTCGAAGTTGACCTTTAATTATAGAGCCCTCATCAGGCTGACCCCAGTCAGCACTGGCACACAACTTCCAATCATTGGTGAAGATTCAATGTGTCTACAATGTACCATCTCACAGGAATTTGTGAGAACATTTCTGGAGAAAAATAATTAATCAGCACAAAAACGACAAGGTTTCAGCCCCTCAGGCTTGAACCTCTAATTAGAGACAACAATTACCCCTTTTtgacagtcatgggctggcttggtttggttcGGCCCATCAGCCCAGCACAACAGGGATTTGCATTTTCATTCCAACAGGGCTACAACAGGAAGGTGTTTCTAAAATTGATGacggcttgtcttgagtgatgatgtttaaaagcagcaggctgATTCAAGGCTGAAGTCCCCTGTTAAAAGTTTagctgttggaggtgagctgtttgcagaggtgcagtaagagcctgttgtctgcagctctgcatctaacatctcactgtggctgttgctgcttttactttttctcCCTGCAGCCTAAGTAGACTTGCCTTTGTTGAGGAGAAGCTGCAAACAAAGTTCTGCaaattcagtgataaacacatttcatttcctgtagaTTCTTCACAGTAGAAGTCCCCCATTATTTagttatgtaaaaacttttattgtgaagcagcaaaaaaaggaaatgctgagttttcgagcagcaacttcacacaacttctaatacagctgatagtgaacatgaaacagtaaaataaagcagatatctaaagtaaaaacaggacgcaggagagaaactaaactccaaaccacaagGATTCAGTTAGACACTACAAGAGTACTAAGAGTTGagcacacagaaacttttaaaaaacacctttctctctggtctcctgcagacagagacaaGTTCAGAGTTGCAACACACCCAGCTTGTTTAAGGGGGAGAAGCAGGGTCATCCAGGGGTTGGCTCTGGTCAACGAGAGGTCATCGCTACCCACTTGAGGGTGGGCAGCCCTGCTTTTAGACCTACTCTGGAGAAGGTCAATCTCTGACACAGCTCGGCTTGGCATGGCGCGTCTTAACTGATAATAGAAATGAAAATCAGCGTGGCATGGCTTGACTCGGCGTGGCCAagagtgacagtggaaaaggcCCAGTACTGTGGTTTGTGACCAGCACACCTTCAACAAGTCATCAAGGTAAACTACTTAGTGCAGTGGAAAAAcccactgtgacactgtgtgactgctcGCTGCTGTTCACAGTACAGCTCTCTGCACGAGGGAAGTGTTCAAGCTGTAACGGTGAGATGAGTTGCTTGTTTAGTATTGGTTGGAtggagtttgtatgttctccttGCGTTCCTGCTCCCATTCCTTGATGTTAATTTCAGCTGCAGTTCTCCAGTTTGTTGTTGTAGATACATGGCCAActcctgcttgtgtgtgtgtgtgtgtgtgtgtgtgtgtatgcctaCTAACCTTTGACTTGAAGTGGAGGGTCACACACTCTCTCCTGCAAACCCTTCAGCACCTCCTGCAGCTCCTTCTGGAAgtcctccatcacctcctccaGCAGTCCAACCTCCTTCACCGCTCGCCAGAATGCCACAGAGTCCtctggacacagacacagacacagacacactataTATCATAAAGAATAATACAGTCCGTAAACCATTTCACTCAACACGATGGTGAATGTATAAGCACGTCTTTGATCACCTCCGATGGCTGTGACCCACTCTGAAGTTTCTTCTGTCACCTCTGGAAACGAGGCTGCTGCTCCATTCACTACAAGACAAACAGTAAACATCACTAAACCACATTACTAGATtgaagccctgtttccaccaagtaGCCcgattcagttcagtttgattTTATTCCGTTTTTTCCcatccactgtgaaaagttgtggatggtaccaatggaaccgttcaaAATggccccatttttggtcacccctctgttggggtacctagcacacagatgtggtactaaaaggtggagctgtgaacactgcagtctgttgattggtcaataaaGAACAGTCACTTTTACTCAGgactgagttgtggctggtttcattagaaaatgaaaaagatgttttcttatattttatttttagagagaaaaaaaaaaagcatcatggaGTGTCATTCATGCACTACACTACTATACAGCAAtgctaaacccctgagcttgcctgagaaggactaaatgcccacaaacccactatttttaaacatcccatggagagagagactctcactgcagcctgttctattttgttctgaaaatgttggcatgcaaccctgttctgtggacgataaacgaggtgcagact comes from the Epinephelus lanceolatus isolate andai-2023 chromosome 8, ASM4190304v1, whole genome shotgun sequence genome and includes:
- the gmeb2 gene encoding glucocorticoid modulatory element-binding protein 2 isoform X1; protein product: MASSEVSMQEMSEVVIVTIPEAVGEDLPSVVEEDKAVLVTAELTPQPGESILTVAPVEAEAEASRTDSMSREEAVIGNVTLKLTEEVDVEADVFYPITCGDAKATLVWKKFVCPGINVKCVQFNEQLISPKEFVCLAGKSTLKDWKRAIRLNGTMLRKIMDSGELDFYQHTKVCSNTCRSTKIDLVGTKVSISSDQSTELVPATPSSADLNGAAASFPEVTEETSEWVTAIGEDSVAFWRAVKEVGLLEEVMEDFQKELQEVLKGLQERVCDPPLQVKDAVLLNNIVQNFGMLDLVKKVLASHKSQMDRYREQYTRSLAALEQQCDEHRKRAKELKSKSQHLNNVLMTLTPVPAPPVLKRPRLTRAVSGPASVNTAPAQITLPLNQLTGLPLGKVLTVAGAPSGTNLGGYTLLTSSLSGSELAADASNLTVLSTAAGQEGAAGGSAASTAFVKVVGPQFQLVTLPTTLQSLATAQSAVQQQIGSISVVDATATATDDSQEEGQADGDDESQPKQVREEDGEQPAKQQ
- the gmeb2 gene encoding glucocorticoid modulatory element-binding protein 2 isoform X2 produces the protein MASSEVSMQEMSEVVIVTIPEAVGEDLPSVVEEDKAVLVTAELTPQPGESILTVAPVEAEAEASRTDSMSREEAVIVKLTEEVDVEADVFYPITCGDAKATLVWKKFVCPGINVKCVQFNEQLISPKEFVCLAGKSTLKDWKRAIRLNGTMLRKIMDSGELDFYQHTKVCSNTCRSTKIDLVGTKVSISSDQSTELVPATPSSADLNGAAASFPEVTEETSEWVTAIGEDSVAFWRAVKEVGLLEEVMEDFQKELQEVLKGLQERVCDPPLQVKDAVLLNNIVQNFGMLDLVKKVLASHKSQMDRYREQYTRSLAALEQQCDEHRKRAKELKSKSQHLNNVLMTLTPVPAPPVLKRPRLTRAVSGPASVNTAPAQITLPLNQLTGLPLGKVLTVAGAPSGTNLGGYTLLTSSLSGSELAADASNLTVLSTAAGQEGAAGGSAASTAFVKVVGPQFQLVTLPTTLQSLATAQSAVQQQIGSISVVDATATATDDSQEEGQADGDDESQPKQVREEDGEQPAKQQ